Proteins encoded in a region of the Strix uralensis isolate ZFMK-TIS-50842 chromosome Z, bStrUra1, whole genome shotgun sequence genome:
- the F2RL1 gene encoding proteinase-activated receptor 2 — protein MAGRCGLCLLLLLCALLGAATPAESSGTSSSKGRSFAGRRDPNTNNASEELYEVDEFAARALTGKLTTVFLPIIYIIVFIIGLPSNAMALWVFFFRTKKKHPAVIYMVNLALADLLFVVWFPLKIAYHVNGNNWLFGEGLCKVLVGFFYGNMYCSILFMTCLSVQRYWVVVNPIVHSRKKSEIALSISVAIWILILLGTIPLYLVNQTVYISNLNITTCHDVLPENVLAHDMFNYFLSLAIGLFLIPAFLTAVAYILMIKTLNASISDVSTGKKRKRAIKLIITVLSMYLICFTPSNVLLIVHYLLLKTYSQSYLYVSYITALCLSTLNSCIDPFIYYYISKDFRDNLKNALLCRSVRTTRRMQVSLSSSRYPKKSNSYSSNSNGTTKSTY, from the exons ATGGCCGGGCGCTGCgggctgtgcctgctgctcctgctgtgcgCGCTGCTGGGAGCCGCCACTCCCGCAG agagTAGTGGAACCAGCAGTTCAAAAGGAAGAAGTTTTGCTGGCCGGAGGGATCCAAATACAAATAATGCCTCTGAAGAGTTATATGAAGTGGATGAATTTGCAGCCAGAGCCCTCACAGGAAAGCTGACTACAGTTTTTCTACCCATTATCTATATCATTGTTTTTATCATTGGTTTGCCAAGCAATGCTATGGCCctctgggtattttttttccgAACAAAGAAGAAACATCCAGCTGTGATTTATATGGTCAACTTGGCATTGGCAGACCTTCTTTTTGTTGTCTGGTTCCCACTGAAGATTGCATACCATGTAAATGGCAATAATTGGCTATTTGGTGAAGGTCTCTGCAAAGTACTTGTTGGATTTTTCTATGGAAATATGTACTGTTCCATTCTCTTTATGACATGCCTCAGTGTTCAACGGTATTGGGTTGTGGTGAACCCCATAGTGCAttcaagaaagaaatctgaaattgcCTTGAGCATCTCCGTTGCTATCTGGATACTGATTTTGTTGGGCACCATTCCATTGTATCTTGTTAATCAGACTGTATATATTTCAAATCTTAACATCACTACCTGTCATGATGTTTTGCCTGAAAATGTTTTGGCTCATGATATGTTCAATTATTTCCTCTCACTTGCAATTGGACTCTTCTTAATCCCAGCTTTCCTCACTGCTGTCGCTTACATACTAATGATTAAGACTCTGAATGCTTCCATCTCAGATGTAAGTACTGGGAAGAAACGAAAAAGAGCAATCAAACTCATTATCACTGTCCTGTCCATGTATCTCATCTGTTTTACACCTAGCAATGTACTGCTTATTGTGCACTATCTCCTCCTCAAAACCTACAGCCAGAGCTATCTGTATGTGTCGTATATAACTGCACTGTGTCTTTCTACTTTGAACAGTTGTATTGATCCATTTATCTATTACTATATTTCAAAAGATTTCAGAGACAACCTTAAAAATGCTCTTCTTTGCCGAAGTGTGCGAACTACACGGAGGATGCAAGTGTCTCTCTCATCAAGCAGATACCCCAAGAAATCAAATTCTTATTCTTCAAACTCAAATGGGACCACTAAATCAACCTACTGA